In Cytophagales bacterium, the sequence GGTTTTTTCGCTCCCGGATGCAGTTCATAAGATTGAGCAATACTTTAATTAATTGTATCAGAATTTCAATGTTTATTGCTTATGCTAAATTACAAAATAATTCTCAACGTATTAGGCTTCTTACTTATTTTGAATGGCATCCTGATGCTTTTTGCATTGCCGTTTTCACTCTATTATAAATCGGGCGATGTATCAGCAATTTTAACATCTGCCATGATAACTGCCCTGGTAGGCGCTGCATTGTGGTTTTCGACTAGAAAAAATGAAAATAAAAATATAGGCAAAAAAGAAGGTTATCTCATTGTAAGTTCGGGTTGGTTAGTAATTTCACTGTTTGGCGCTTTACCTTATTTGATCAGTGGCGCTATCCCAAATTATACCGATGCTTTTTTTGAATCAATATCCGGATTTACTACCACCGGTGCATCCATTCTAAATGATATAGAGGCACTGCCCAAAGGCGTACTATTCTGGAGAAGCATGACGCAATGGATAGGCGGCATGGGAATTATCGTACTTTCACTTGCTATCCTACCCTTCCTGGGTATTGGAGGTATGCAGTTATTTGTTGCAGAAGTTACGGGTGTAACCACTGATAAGCTCCATCCTCATATAAAAGAAACTGCAAAAAGATTATGGGGGATCTATGTACTGCTCACAATAATTCAAACCGGATTTTTACTGTTTGGAGGTATGGATCTGTACGATGCTTTTTCACATTCATTTACTACAATGTCAATAGGGGGATTTTCCACAAAACAAGCTAGTATAGCCTATTATAGCCCTTTTATACAATATGTGATCATAGTTTTTATGTTTCTTGCAGGGATGAATTTTGCACTTCATTATTTTAGCTTGAAGCTTAACTTTAAAAAGATATGGACAAACGAAGAATTTTGGTTTTATAGCCTTATTGTTGGCGCTTTTACGCTTATTGTTACATTGGGATTGTATGTAGGTAAGCACACCGGTTTAGAGCAGTCTTTCAGGGACGCATGTTTCCAGGTTGTTTCCATTGTTACCACTACTGGTTTTGTTACTGCAAACCATCAAAGCTGGTCCCCGCTTTTAGGATTTTTGATCTTTGCACTCATGTTTATTGGCGGATGTGCCGGTTCTACCGCTGGAGGTATAAAAGTGGTACGCCACCTGCTTTTATGGAAGAACTGTATAGCAGAGCTTAAACGGCTTTTACATCCCAATGCAGTAATTCCT encodes:
- a CDS encoding TrkH family potassium uptake protein yields the protein MLNYKIILNVLGFLLILNGILMLFALPFSLYYKSGDVSAILTSAMITALVGAALWFSTRKNENKNIGKKEGYLIVSSGWLVISLFGALPYLISGAIPNYTDAFFESISGFTTTGASILNDIEALPKGVLFWRSMTQWIGGMGIIVLSLAILPFLGIGGMQLFVAEVTGVTTDKLHPHIKETAKRLWGIYVLLTIIQTGFLLFGGMDLYDAFSHSFTTMSIGGFSTKQASIAYYSPFIQYVIIVFMFLAGMNFALHYFSLKLNFKKIWTNEEFWFYSLIVGAFTLIVTLGLYVGKHTGLEQSFRDACFQVVSIVTTTGFVTANHQSWSPLLGFLIFALMFIGGCAGSTAGGIKVVRHLLLWKNCIAELKRLLHPNAVIPVRLNGKAVSVQIMSNVLAFFLLYIIVFAFGCVFMSMLGLDFKSAIGSVIASLGNIGPGIGSVGPVDNYHHIPDLGKWFLSFLMILGRLELFTVLILFNRGFWRR